One window from the genome of Terrimicrobium sacchariphilum encodes:
- a CDS encoding VanZ family protein encodes MKSLPAKSNSLLMTVNSLMAKALKAFSPTVERWWPALLWMVLILIASLDWASGGTTFKIIQPILRWFDPGIPMHQLYEANLIFRKTCHFLQFLILAILIWRTRGSWRFISPKADARFAGFVFLISILFAVGSEYIQSFFRSRTANVTDVFINLSGAVAGILLAVTIEIINSRRQREKSSEKPRILFTANLLLHDKKRRPVVLSQLRKILDETRADALVVAGNIAHPTQCRESLEALKTAVGDIPVAICLGPQDHWLPRELWEQSPSPEAVRLHYWHPALTQTGVHGLDFQSFALGDLEIVGAYGHFDLGFRDETLVIDGAEVSREAYLSGAVGGFEANDFRQIPAAGGTLKEEARRQAEGLGKRLSEVRQNNEIILVTGTIPFEEWLEKPTDNTIEAFFRAFAGNSQMAAAILPHATKIRVAVFGSGKSESHLPEVRGIKGLCLQDANGRAVYSLYDAETGEMVRL; translated from the coding sequence ATGAAGAGCCTACCTGCGAAGTCGAATTCTCTTCTGATGACGGTAAATAGCCTCATGGCCAAAGCCTTAAAAGCCTTTTCTCCGACTGTCGAGCGCTGGTGGCCTGCCCTGCTCTGGATGGTGCTGATCCTGATCGCATCGCTGGATTGGGCGTCGGGGGGGACGACTTTCAAGATCATCCAGCCCATCCTGCGTTGGTTTGATCCTGGCATCCCGATGCATCAGCTCTACGAGGCCAACCTCATCTTTCGGAAAACCTGCCACTTTTTGCAGTTTTTGATCCTGGCAATCCTTATCTGGAGGACCCGGGGATCGTGGAGATTCATTTCGCCCAAGGCAGATGCCCGGTTTGCGGGATTTGTCTTCCTGATCTCGATCCTGTTTGCTGTCGGCAGCGAGTATATTCAGTCCTTTTTCCGAAGCAGGACGGCAAATGTGACGGATGTCTTCATCAACCTGTCAGGAGCAGTGGCGGGAATCCTTCTGGCCGTGACGATCGAAATCATTAACTCGCGGAGACAGAGGGAAAAAAGTTCAGAAAAGCCACGCATCCTATTTACTGCCAATTTGTTGCTCCACGACAAAAAGCGTCGGCCAGTGGTACTCTCCCAGCTGCGCAAGATTCTGGACGAAACCCGGGCCGATGCCTTGGTAGTGGCAGGTAATATCGCTCACCCGACGCAATGCCGGGAGAGTCTGGAAGCTCTGAAAACCGCTGTAGGCGACATCCCTGTGGCCATTTGCCTCGGGCCTCAGGATCACTGGCTGCCCAGGGAACTGTGGGAACAATCGCCTTCCCCGGAGGCGGTGAGACTGCATTACTGGCATCCCGCGCTGACACAAACGGGCGTCCACGGGCTGGATTTTCAAAGCTTCGCACTGGGAGATCTGGAAATCGTGGGCGCGTATGGACACTTTGACCTTGGGTTTCGAGACGAAACCCTCGTCATCGATGGGGCGGAGGTGAGCCGGGAGGCGTATCTCTCAGGGGCGGTCGGCGGATTTGAGGCAAATGATTTCCGACAAATCCCTGCCGCCGGCGGGACACTAAAGGAAGAGGCAAGACGGCAGGCAGAAGGACTTGGAAAACGCCTGTCGGAGGTTCGCCAGAACAACGAGATCATCCTGGTCACGGGAACAATACCATTTGAAGAATGGCTGGAAAAGCCGACCGATAACACCATCGAGGCATTCTTCCGAGCCTTCGCGGGAAACTCACAAATGGCCGCCGCCATTCTCCCCCATGCAACGAAAATCCGAGTTGCGGTTTTCGGGAGCGGAAAGAGCGAATCCCATCTCCCTGAAGTGCGCGGAATCAAGGGTCTCTGCCTCCAGGACGCAAATGGAAGAGCCGTTTACTCACTCTACGATGCCGAGACCGGCGAAATGGTCAGGCTCTAG
- a CDS encoding polysaccharide biosynthesis/export family protein produces MKSLPLCQWFPRSSGCILFALALACLVTFSGCGGPMSLGTTEAPANYVPHKKEEVYRIRIGDVVQVDVFQEPAMTTRQRVQGDGTVAVALLGRVDVVGLTTAGASEKIAALLDAKQIVKPQVNVTVLAYAPQRFTVMGQIKTAGMYVIPPEENISLPEAIAMAGGPTIIGNLKKVFISRKHGNEVTRMRMNALAPSAQFFLIQEGDVIFISETVF; encoded by the coding sequence ATGAAATCACTCCCACTCTGCCAATGGTTTCCTCGTAGTTCCGGTTGCATCCTTTTTGCGCTGGCTCTGGCTTGCCTCGTTACCTTCTCAGGCTGCGGCGGTCCCATGTCCTTGGGTACAACGGAGGCTCCGGCGAACTACGTGCCTCATAAAAAAGAGGAGGTCTATCGCATTCGCATCGGCGATGTTGTTCAGGTGGACGTATTTCAGGAACCAGCCATGACAACTCGCCAGCGCGTGCAGGGGGATGGGACGGTAGCGGTAGCGCTCCTGGGGCGGGTGGACGTGGTGGGGCTGACCACAGCGGGTGCCTCGGAGAAAATAGCCGCCCTCCTTGATGCCAAGCAGATCGTCAAGCCGCAGGTCAATGTCACCGTACTGGCTTACGCACCTCAACGATTCACCGTTATGGGTCAGATCAAGACCGCTGGCATGTACGTCATCCCGCCAGAGGAAAACATCTCCCTCCCCGAGGCCATCGCCATGGCCGGCGGACCGACGATCATCGGCAACTTGAAAAAGGTCTTCATCAGCCGCAAACACGGCAACGAAGTCACCCGCATGCGGATGAATGCCCTGGCCCCTAGCGCTCAGTTTTTTCTCATCCAGGAAGGTGACGTGATTTTCATCAGCGAGACGGTTTTCTAG
- a CDS encoding GumC family protein, giving the protein MSNSPSDSTDLFSGSGGGSPFDVATLLFTARRLFWLPLVLAPLAAIGGFVFAKTSTPEYRALAEIRLESRSMTPAASLSGPTADGAMSPEDQNTIIRTFVNPIMAREVVKKLKLGERPYFNGKAHPSEDDLVAFIMANTKANIVVGTRLLQVAVDYPDPYVAMELANAMAEAGMKYDRDQRSLALRENVQYLEDEVKKLEANLVGSETRLNDYTRTLGSISIDQDVNIAADKLKDLNMRSTEARAKRLQLESSYREIQAYRENSDALLGIESIRSAPGVASLISKINDLKGNLAKLLKRYREANPFVIQARTELAEVEKTLRQQALDVAKGIEADLAAARRNEEGIAAEKAEQEGKVIKVKEESIQSNVLRRQIDADRLAYEAALKRLNEELSQTRSQLVMMQMSGPAGPGYMVSMSTSKTVGVAGLGGLFLGLGLIALVAQLDKTIKTVESAESALGVSVLSAVPRYGPASDNPGLPFRDYPVMMDRCCAAAEAFRTLRVAAEPPVGIEENAVILLVGAAGNEGTSFCAANLAVALGQSGQRTLLVDADLRRSSLEERIFDSVGQYGLSDYLTGRVSFPNIIRSTPGENVDVVTAGTPHAHPAELLSKEAFATFLEEARLLYDRVVFDSAPVTVVSDTLRFAHLCQTICFVLRFGKTTPAEAKRAFELLARGGVKVTGTVLNNVSPAFPIKLGHQDLPEEVFSNQGKFEFPVHCPSCNRTYDSPDDFIHQTGPPGPEWSSNVSGWSEQSERIVRRCNCNTLIVLPPVMRRDNSSAGAKRREAFAELMSTLEKSGLSRDAARTSLLLTLKMGRSEMNGEAHRENSEASQQRRKLYDEVLERLVAGRMSRAVAETKLLHAIRIWQNAP; this is encoded by the coding sequence ATGTCGAACAGCCCATCAGATTCCACTGACCTGTTTTCCGGCTCCGGCGGAGGCTCGCCCTTTGACGTGGCGACGCTGCTCTTCACGGCTCGTCGCCTGTTTTGGTTGCCCCTGGTCCTCGCTCCGCTGGCTGCCATTGGCGGATTCGTCTTTGCCAAGACCTCCACGCCAGAGTATCGCGCCCTCGCCGAGATCCGCTTGGAAAGCCGCTCGATGACTCCAGCGGCTTCGCTGTCCGGTCCCACCGCCGATGGCGCGATGAGTCCCGAGGATCAAAATACGATCATCCGCACTTTCGTGAACCCCATCATGGCTCGCGAGGTGGTGAAAAAGCTGAAACTCGGCGAGCGCCCCTATTTCAACGGAAAGGCGCATCCCTCCGAGGACGATCTCGTTGCCTTCATCATGGCCAACACCAAGGCCAACATCGTCGTGGGTACCCGCCTCCTGCAGGTTGCGGTGGATTATCCCGACCCGTACGTGGCCATGGAGCTGGCAAATGCCATGGCCGAGGCGGGAATGAAGTACGACCGCGACCAGCGGTCGCTCGCCCTGCGCGAGAACGTCCAGTACCTTGAGGACGAGGTCAAAAAACTTGAGGCCAACCTCGTCGGTTCCGAGACTCGCCTCAACGACTACACCCGCACGCTTGGCAGCATCTCCATCGACCAGGACGTCAATATTGCCGCCGACAAACTCAAGGATCTCAATATGCGCTCGACCGAGGCGAGGGCGAAGCGTCTTCAACTTGAGAGCTCCTATCGGGAAATCCAGGCCTATCGCGAGAACTCCGATGCCCTGCTCGGCATCGAGAGCATCCGTTCCGCTCCCGGCGTCGCCTCGCTGATCTCCAAGATCAACGATCTCAAGGGCAACCTGGCCAAGCTCCTGAAGCGTTACCGCGAGGCAAATCCCTTTGTTATTCAGGCCCGGACTGAGCTCGCCGAGGTCGAAAAGACTCTTCGTCAACAGGCTCTTGATGTAGCCAAGGGAATCGAGGCCGATCTCGCTGCCGCCCGGAGAAACGAAGAGGGTATCGCTGCCGAAAAGGCGGAGCAGGAGGGAAAGGTCATCAAGGTCAAGGAGGAGTCCATTCAGTCCAACGTCCTCCGCCGCCAGATCGACGCGGATCGGCTCGCCTACGAGGCAGCCCTGAAGCGACTCAACGAAGAGCTGTCCCAGACCCGCAGCCAGCTCGTCATGATGCAAATGTCGGGCCCGGCCGGTCCTGGATACATGGTCTCCATGAGCACCAGCAAGACGGTGGGAGTGGCGGGCCTCGGCGGGCTGTTCCTGGGGCTGGGATTGATTGCTCTCGTCGCCCAGCTTGATAAGACGATCAAGACAGTGGAGTCGGCGGAGTCGGCTCTTGGGGTTTCCGTGCTCAGCGCCGTGCCGCGCTACGGTCCGGCCAGCGACAATCCTGGGCTGCCTTTCCGCGATTACCCGGTGATGATGGATCGCTGCTGCGCCGCCGCAGAGGCTTTTCGTACCCTGCGGGTTGCCGCCGAGCCACCGGTGGGCATCGAGGAAAATGCTGTCATCCTTCTTGTCGGAGCCGCAGGCAATGAAGGCACCTCTTTCTGTGCGGCAAATCTTGCCGTCGCTTTGGGGCAGAGCGGTCAGCGCACTCTCCTGGTCGATGCCGACCTGCGACGCAGTTCCCTCGAGGAACGCATCTTCGATTCCGTCGGGCAGTACGGCCTCAGCGATTACCTTACGGGTCGGGTGTCCTTTCCCAATATCATTCGTTCCACCCCGGGAGAGAATGTCGACGTCGTCACCGCCGGCACGCCCCATGCCCATCCTGCCGAGCTGCTTTCCAAAGAAGCTTTTGCCACCTTCCTGGAGGAGGCCCGGCTCCTTTACGATCGCGTGGTTTTTGACTCTGCGCCTGTGACAGTCGTGAGCGACACCCTGCGATTTGCCCACCTCTGCCAGACGATCTGCTTCGTGCTGCGATTTGGAAAGACAACTCCCGCAGAGGCGAAGCGCGCCTTCGAGCTTCTCGCCCGGGGTGGGGTAAAGGTCACCGGCACCGTCCTGAACAATGTCTCTCCCGCCTTTCCTATCAAGCTCGGGCATCAGGATCTCCCGGAGGAGGTGTTTTCCAACCAGGGCAAGTTTGAATTCCCGGTACACTGCCCCTCCTGCAACCGTACCTACGACTCGCCTGATGATTTTATCCACCAGACCGGTCCTCCCGGGCCGGAATGGAGCTCCAATGTCTCTGGCTGGAGCGAGCAGAGTGAGCGCATCGTTCGCCGCTGCAATTGCAATACTCTCATCGTCCTTCCTCCTGTCATGCGACGGGACAATTCCTCAGCGGGAGCCAAGCGTCGCGAAGCTTTCGCTGAGTTGATGTCTACGTTGGAGAAATCCGGCCTTTCCCGCGACGCTGCCCGCACCAGTCTCCTGCTCACTCTGAAGATGGGGCGCAGCGAGATGAATGGAGAGGCCCACCGTGAGAACTCAGAGGCCAGCCAGCAGCGCCGCAAGCTTTACGACGAAGTGCTGGAGCGCCTGGTGGCAGGGCGCATGTCTCGTGCCGTCGCGGAGACCAAGCTTCTCCATGCGATCAGGATCTGGCAAAATGCCCCATGA
- a CDS encoding exopolysaccharide biosynthesis polyprenyl glycosylphosphotransferase, with protein sequence MFQHRELGLIQGYQLGTTIILTIVFWAYYFIMEYFIPGVALTAATNYFEFYLAITLAFQISFLITKHNDILSVSSGMVESHRLVWSHIPPTLAITCIFLILTKDAAISRLFLFTIVPLLYVVLLVYTRFFALDILRFMLHHQHHKLLLVGEPSELENVRSLLEKSKLFGFEIVGIVTDAPPEELPPSIRKLGAPDDMEAILDEQKVGNIFILGSPRDRRMLGGWMRLAEAHGCRVSLVNDLDRFLQRRLSYFRCDDVDLIELREEPLQNLVNRAYKRIFDIVVSLPVVCFILPPLMFVIWIVQRFQSPGPLFFRQIRSGLDNQPFTILKFRTMYADQCDSAAQATMGDARVYPFGRFLRQYSLDEFPQFFNVLTGQMSLVGPRPHMTQHDKVLAEVMSTYPLRGFVKPGITGLAQIRGFRGETATRDDIIHRVECDIEYVETWSFFLDIRVVWRTALQVLFPPKSAY encoded by the coding sequence ATGTTTCAGCATCGTGAATTAGGACTCATCCAAGGCTATCAACTAGGTACGACGATCATTCTGACGATCGTCTTTTGGGCCTATTACTTCATCATGGAGTATTTTATCCCTGGTGTGGCCCTCACGGCAGCGACGAATTACTTCGAGTTCTATCTCGCCATCACGCTGGCCTTTCAGATTTCGTTTCTGATCACCAAGCACAACGACATCCTGTCGGTCTCGTCGGGTATGGTGGAGAGCCATCGCCTCGTCTGGTCGCACATCCCGCCTACGCTGGCTATCACGTGCATCTTTCTCATTCTGACGAAGGATGCAGCCATCTCCCGGCTCTTTCTCTTTACCATCGTCCCGCTGCTCTACGTCGTCCTGCTTGTTTACACCCGCTTCTTTGCCCTGGACATTCTCCGCTTCATGCTGCACCACCAGCATCATAAGCTCCTCTTGGTCGGGGAGCCCTCCGAGCTGGAAAATGTCCGCTCACTCCTAGAAAAGTCGAAGCTCTTTGGTTTCGAGATCGTGGGCATCGTTACCGATGCTCCGCCGGAGGAACTGCCGCCCTCGATTCGCAAGCTCGGCGCTCCCGATGATATGGAGGCCATTCTCGATGAGCAAAAGGTGGGAAACATCTTCATTCTGGGCAGTCCCCGCGATCGCCGTATGCTGGGCGGCTGGATGCGGCTCGCCGAGGCTCACGGATGCCGCGTCTCCCTCGTCAATGACCTCGATCGTTTCCTCCAGAGGCGTCTTTCCTATTTTCGCTGCGACGATGTGGATCTCATTGAACTGCGCGAGGAACCTCTGCAAAATCTCGTGAATCGCGCCTACAAGCGCATCTTCGATATCGTCGTCAGTCTTCCGGTCGTCTGTTTCATCCTGCCGCCGTTGATGTTTGTGATCTGGATCGTGCAGAGGTTTCAGTCTCCCGGTCCCCTGTTTTTCCGGCAGATCCGCTCGGGCCTCGACAACCAGCCATTCACCATCCTTAAGTTCCGTACCATGTACGCGGATCAGTGCGACTCCGCTGCGCAGGCGACCATGGGGGATGCGCGGGTGTATCCGTTTGGCCGTTTTCTGCGTCAATACAGCCTGGATGAGTTTCCGCAGTTCTTCAATGTGCTTACCGGGCAGATGAGTCTGGTGGGACCGCGACCGCATATGACCCAGCACGACAAGGTGCTGGCCGAGGTCATGTCCACCTATCCGCTGCGGGGGTTTGTGAAACCGGGCATCACCGGGCTCGCCCAGATCCGGGGATTTCGCGGTGAGACCGCCACCCGCGACGACATCATTCATCGGGTGGAGTGCGACATCGAGTACGTCGAGACCTGGTCGTTTTTCCTCGATATCCGCGTCGTCTGGCGGACTGCCCTTCAGGTCTTGTTTCCGCCCAAGAGCGCCTACTAG
- a CDS encoding glycosyltransferase, with amino-acid sequence MNLVLAHDYLIQMGGAERVVATMHRRFPSAPIYTSAVSRKTLWADFADADIRTTWLQGMPGIEHHTHFKKYLPLYPLAFRSITPPDATHAWISSSTFAKYMRFSPGTRTVCYIHNPTRFLWQTDEYLDHEVRHSLLNRLVRAFLPPLRRLDQTAARRMDVLVANSRNVQERIRQFYGRESEVIPPPVQTDRFSVCPENDDSYLIVSRLLGYKNIDIAVRAFTQSGRRLIILGEGPYRADLEKMAGPSIEFLGRRSDDEVRDHFQRCRAFLFPGHEDFGITPVEAMACGKPVIALKKGGALETVVEGLSGVFFDEAKPESLARAVERLESTSWNAEAIRAHAEQFSEAAFLRRMERVLFP; translated from the coding sequence ATGAACCTCGTCCTCGCTCACGACTACCTGATCCAGATGGGAGGAGCCGAGCGCGTGGTGGCCACCATGCACCGTCGCTTTCCCAGCGCCCCCATCTACACCAGCGCCGTTTCGCGAAAAACATTGTGGGCGGACTTTGCCGATGCCGACATCCGGACAACATGGCTGCAAGGCATGCCCGGCATCGAGCATCACACGCACTTCAAGAAATACCTGCCACTCTATCCCCTCGCCTTCCGCTCGATCACCCCACCCGACGCGACACATGCCTGGATCAGCTCGAGCACCTTCGCCAAGTACATGCGGTTCTCTCCCGGGACACGAACTGTCTGCTACATTCACAACCCGACCCGGTTCCTGTGGCAGACAGATGAATACCTCGATCATGAGGTGCGACATTCGCTGCTCAACCGACTGGTTCGTGCCTTCCTCCCGCCTTTGCGCAGACTCGACCAGACCGCAGCGCGACGCATGGATGTCCTCGTCGCGAATTCGCGCAATGTGCAGGAGCGCATCCGCCAGTTCTACGGCAGAGAATCCGAGGTAATTCCTCCTCCCGTCCAAACGGACCGTTTTTCCGTGTGTCCCGAGAATGACGATTCCTATCTGATCGTGTCTCGTCTGCTGGGATACAAGAATATCGACATCGCGGTGCGTGCCTTTACCCAAAGCGGCAGGCGGCTCATTATCCTCGGCGAGGGCCCGTACCGAGCCGATCTCGAGAAGATGGCTGGTCCGTCCATTGAGTTCCTTGGCCGCCGCTCGGATGACGAAGTGCGCGACCATTTCCAGCGTTGCCGAGCCTTTCTCTTTCCCGGGCACGAAGACTTTGGCATTACGCCCGTGGAAGCGATGGCCTGCGGCAAGCCTGTCATCGCCCTTAAGAAGGGCGGTGCCCTGGAGACCGTGGTCGAGGGGTTGAGCGGTGTCTTCTTTGATGAAGCGAAGCCCGAGTCGCTGGCCAGGGCGGTCGAGCGCCTCGAGAGCACGTCCTGGAATGCGGAGGCCATCCGCGCCCACGCCGAACAGTTTTCAGAAGCTGCTTTCCTCCGCCGGATGGAGCGAGTCCTGTTTCCGTAA
- a CDS encoding glycosyltransferase family 4 protein, translated as MPFRLENHRQTRGGCLRGGAVVTLFVDQTGQLGGAELCLADLASGRPGSRVLIFSDGPFATLLRERSVPVELLPIKGSAARVTKESGPAALLASVPGQLAHLAALSRRMKEADVVYLNTAKALVHGVAANLIARRPLVFHLHDLPNREHFSQANLAILMAAASQVDLVIANSRAVADQYSKAGGRTSVAVVPNGFDPAIYANIPAEAIARVSSEWNPDGRPVVSIFGRIARWKGQHVLLEAAKQIPEATFQIIGEPLFTDDDRAYAKELQTLAQSMGDRVKFLGFRTDIPVLMAASDIVVHCSTAPEPFGRVLVEAMLSGKPVIAADAGGPREIVEAGVTGVLTPPGDANTLAHALKSLLADAALREQMGQAGRERAKRRFSLSVIRQKTNTLLDRLSRNA; from the coding sequence GTGCCGTTTCGACTGGAGAACCATCGCCAGACGCGTGGCGGATGTCTACGAGGAGGTGCTGTCGTGACGCTGTTCGTCGATCAAACCGGACAGCTCGGAGGAGCGGAGCTTTGTCTTGCCGATCTAGCCAGCGGTCGACCCGGGTCCCGCGTCCTAATTTTCTCCGATGGCCCCTTTGCCACGCTCCTGCGAGAGCGCTCTGTGCCGGTCGAGCTCCTACCCATCAAAGGATCGGCCGCGCGAGTCACGAAGGAATCCGGCCCTGCCGCCCTGCTCGCATCGGTTCCCGGGCAGCTGGCTCATCTGGCGGCGCTTTCGCGACGAATGAAAGAAGCCGACGTGGTTTACCTGAACACTGCCAAGGCTCTCGTTCACGGCGTAGCCGCCAATCTCATCGCCCGGCGGCCTCTTGTCTTTCATCTGCACGACCTGCCAAACCGGGAGCACTTCAGCCAGGCAAACCTCGCCATCCTGATGGCTGCGGCCAGCCAGGTCGATCTCGTCATTGCCAACTCGCGAGCCGTGGCCGACCAGTACAGCAAAGCCGGAGGCCGAACCAGCGTCGCTGTCGTTCCCAATGGATTCGACCCGGCCATCTACGCCAACATCCCGGCAGAAGCCATCGCGAGAGTGTCTTCGGAGTGGAATCCCGACGGGCGGCCGGTCGTATCCATCTTCGGGCGCATCGCCCGGTGGAAAGGCCAGCATGTCCTGCTTGAAGCCGCGAAGCAGATCCCCGAGGCGACATTCCAGATCATCGGAGAGCCGCTTTTTACCGACGACGACCGAGCCTACGCCAAGGAACTCCAAACTCTCGCGCAGTCCATGGGAGACCGCGTGAAGTTCCTCGGCTTCCGCACCGACATCCCCGTCCTCATGGCGGCCTCCGACATTGTGGTCCACTGTTCAACCGCGCCGGAGCCGTTCGGACGGGTCCTGGTCGAGGCCATGCTCTCGGGGAAGCCGGTCATCGCCGCCGACGCAGGCGGCCCTCGCGAGATCGTCGAGGCGGGAGTCACCGGGGTGCTCACGCCGCCGGGAGATGCCAATACCCTGGCGCATGCCCTGAAAAGCCTCCTCGCCGACGCAGCCCTGCGGGAGCAAATGGGACAAGCCGGGCGCGAGCGCGCGAAGCGGCGCTTTTCGCTCTCCGTCATCCGGCAAAAGACCAATACTCTACTCGACCGGCTTTCCCGAAACGCATGA
- a CDS encoding glycosyltransferase family 4 protein, whose translation MHFDAAQGGVDRYFQRLTEGLRTNGQPCTAFAFGSAPGTIPLEKWDGSTPASVCLGAMSDPLIHRLKAIRTAGQKVRPNGLVASHFSLYAAAIPHLQQRRHVVHFHGPWADESAREGQSRVAVMAKRWIENRVYRSADRFIVLSSAFRNVLSKDYRIPAEKIRIVPGGVETERFIPRDKREARRRLGWPEKAPIVLCVRRLTNRMGLASLIEAFAMLRPDHPEARLFIIGKGRLEAELRQTASRTGCSESVMFTGFLPDDELPFAYAAADFSIVPSESLEGFGLTTLESLGCGTPVLVTPVGGLPETVRELDSSLVLEGKDVAALAQGIRRGLAGELPSRAACRDYVECRFDWRTIARRVADVYEEVLS comes from the coding sequence ATGCACTTCGACGCCGCGCAGGGCGGGGTTGACCGGTATTTCCAACGACTGACCGAGGGATTGCGAACGAATGGACAGCCCTGCACCGCTTTTGCCTTTGGCTCTGCCCCGGGCACCATCCCTCTGGAAAAGTGGGACGGGAGCACCCCAGCCTCCGTGTGTCTTGGCGCAATGAGCGATCCACTCATCCATCGGCTGAAAGCCATTCGCACGGCCGGACAAAAGGTCCGCCCGAATGGACTCGTTGCATCGCATTTCTCTCTCTACGCGGCAGCCATACCGCACCTGCAACAGAGGAGGCATGTTGTCCATTTCCATGGCCCCTGGGCGGACGAGTCGGCCAGAGAGGGTCAGTCCCGCGTGGCCGTGATGGCGAAACGATGGATTGAAAACCGGGTCTATCGCTCCGCCGATCGCTTCATCGTGCTGTCCAGTGCATTCCGCAATGTGCTGAGCAAGGACTACCGGATTCCTGCGGAAAAAATCCGCATCGTACCCGGAGGCGTGGAGACGGAGCGCTTCATTCCTCGCGACAAGAGGGAAGCCAGAAGGAGGCTGGGCTGGCCCGAGAAGGCACCCATCGTATTATGCGTCCGCAGGCTGACTAATCGCATGGGTCTCGCATCGCTCATCGAGGCTTTTGCCATGTTGCGCCCGGACCATCCCGAAGCCCGCCTGTTCATTATCGGGAAGGGTCGGCTTGAAGCTGAGTTGCGCCAGACAGCGAGCAGGACGGGTTGCTCGGAGTCCGTGATGTTCACGGGCTTCCTGCCGGACGACGAGTTACCCTTTGCGTACGCGGCGGCGGATTTCTCGATCGTGCCATCGGAGTCTCTAGAAGGCTTTGGCCTGACAACACTGGAGTCCCTCGGATGCGGAACGCCCGTGCTGGTGACTCCCGTGGGCGGGTTGCCGGAGACCGTCCGCGAACTTGATTCCTCACTGGTCCTCGAGGGAAAAGACGTCGCGGCCCTGGCGCAGGGAATACGTCGCGGTCTGGCCGGAGAACTCCCTTCGCGCGCTGCCTGCCGGGATTATGTGGAGTGCCGTTTCGACTGGAGAACCATCGCCAGACGCGTGGCGGATGTCTACGAGGAGGTGCTGTCGTGA
- a CDS encoding glycosyltransferase family 4 protein, translating into MKLLVVSHSCATATNQQLYAELEELTGWDLTLVIPADWRDEFGNNLDQAAYPGLKGRVIKVPVLANGNIILHAYRKRWRAFLREENPDAIYVNHEPYAVATAQVCLAAGRKSTFGFYSCQNILKTYPPPFSQMEKMVYRRSRFAFPITDAVAEVLREKGFQGETCVCALPLDPELYRPRGAEADFKLLPRQPGETVIGFVGRLVESKGLRTLAQALAMVGDLPWKLVLIGKGEFEGEFRALLEKNGLSGRAEFLGYVPHEETPAYLSAFDLLVLPSETQPNWKEQFGRVITEAMASETAVIGSDSGEIPHLINAAGGGMIFPERDASALAGALRKMMLHPEARETLAASGRNWVKEHVSLRAIAGKMAATIERAHAR; encoded by the coding sequence ATGAAGCTGCTGGTCGTCAGTCACTCCTGCGCCACCGCCACCAACCAGCAGCTGTATGCGGAGCTGGAGGAACTGACGGGCTGGGACCTTACGCTGGTCATCCCGGCAGACTGGCGGGATGAGTTTGGCAACAACCTCGACCAGGCAGCCTACCCGGGATTGAAGGGACGGGTGATCAAGGTCCCGGTTCTGGCCAATGGCAACATCATCCTGCATGCCTACCGAAAACGCTGGAGAGCCTTTCTCCGCGAAGAAAATCCCGACGCAATTTACGTCAACCACGAGCCGTACGCAGTGGCAACGGCCCAGGTGTGCCTCGCGGCGGGCAGGAAATCGACCTTCGGCTTTTATTCCTGCCAGAACATCCTGAAAACCTATCCGCCGCCGTTTTCCCAGATGGAGAAGATGGTCTATCGCCGAAGCCGTTTCGCCTTTCCCATCACCGATGCGGTGGCCGAGGTTCTGCGCGAAAAGGGATTTCAGGGAGAAACCTGCGTGTGCGCCCTGCCGCTTGATCCCGAGCTTTACCGACCACGGGGAGCGGAAGCGGATTTCAAACTGCTGCCACGACAGCCGGGCGAGACCGTAATCGGCTTCGTGGGGAGGCTGGTGGAATCCAAGGGGCTGCGCACGCTGGCGCAGGCGCTTGCGATGGTTGGCGACCTGCCCTGGAAGCTGGTCCTGATCGGAAAGGGCGAGTTCGAAGGGGAGTTTCGAGCTCTCCTGGAAAAGAATGGGCTGTCCGGCCGCGCAGAGTTCCTCGGCTATGTCCCGCATGAGGAGACACCAGCTTATCTCAGCGCGTTTGACCTGCTCGTGCTCCCATCGGAAACCCAGCCCAACTGGAAGGAGCAATTTGGCCGGGTCATTACAGAGGCCATGGCCAGTGAAACCGCCGTCATCGGTTCCGACTCCGGGGAAATCCCCCACCTGATCAATGCCGCCGGCGGGGGAATGATCTTCCCGGAGCGCGACGCCTCCGCCCTCGCCGGAGCACTGCGCAAGATGATGCTGCATCCGGAAGCACGCGAGACGCTCGCCGCCTCTGGAAGGAACTGGGTCAAGGAGCATGTCTCTCTCCGGGCCATCGCCGGAAAAATGGCGGCAACCATCGAACGCGCACACGCCCGCTGA